A region of Dictyostelium discoideum AX4 chromosome 1 chromosome, whole genome shotgun sequence DNA encodes the following proteins:
- the rcdP gene encoding random cDNA clone veg114, with product MSTASPLNNKNDMSKLSRDGLKKRKNLDGAKESSSPLSKLRSATLRSGIIGGKSEKSKGIQFDLGGKSTTNALSLHSSVPSNQSYISSPLSSPLNNNNNNKYFSNNNSNNNNQLSFSSNSITNTPNSKDKTKHNTLHRKSMRASMQLKIDEVMKIYAPLSGSEYLTKGCLNNNNNNNNNNSDKENEPSSPSHANVLLNSPPSSPSLTTKSSSSSSTSLSPVLNKLVLSPGGNQSPTTNKVKSRKSIQNERMSQIRKQVIENAEFILGRLGEYQRSVLSLPDILNPQSSGDIINSEFGYLITNTKIITKILSPLDSISSSETDSKIITNNPLSPTPINRNINNIDSILSPSPSFSSLSSLTSSSVQINQQLQQQQQQIVNSNSNSNSNTSISTLNSPTLSSLSNTSSPLFSNAYSNLNQQQNVHGVNKNNQVFNSLTEMDIVAQSISIIAKKLLGIEIEIKKSNITEKRASILASFIRATRQFIETGIVPEVDIPSELVNSLFLVPSAENITQIYKPEEDDYLYKSGMLIKKGKKGPLVVWKEQWLTLSPEKLSIHSSKSKKLKKEISLNSIISITPVTKYEYKHCWMVKIVGGQKFIFRGSNEKESALWMLAIDGLPRKNFDTNQSCINLYIKENLLETIGIASGGGGGSGSGGGATSSSSNSVVNNRENKRKSMAGGIIRSSHGEEWTYRPDGTLFNTDFLDTSIKPKEIKYNWNGQFLMPASDTTRNLGHGKWNGVWLAWYNPNSNEPFLKYIWDQTNNEYLNQNTKLSFKWSSQRGSLVSKIGNGEWLVEGRVPETVIMFVQCLRYIRHKELGFD from the coding sequence atgtcAACAGCTTCACcactaaataataaaaatgatatgtCAAAATTATCAAGAGATGGattaaaaaagagaaagaatTTAGATGGAGCCAAAGAGAGTAGTAGTCCATTAAGTAAACTTAGATCCGCTACATTAAGAAGTGGAATAATTGGTGGAAAATCTGAAAAATCCAAAGGTATTCAATTTGATTTGGGTGGTAAATCAACAACCAATGCTTTATCACTTCACTCCTCAGTACCATCGAATCAAAGTTATATCTCCTCACCATTGTCATCACcattaaacaataataataataataaatactttagtaataacaatagtaataacaacaaccaattgaGTTTcagtagtaatagtattaCAAACACACCCAATAGTAAAGATAAAACTAAACATAATACACTTCATAGAAAATCAATGCGTGCATCAATGCAATTGAAAATTGATGAAGTTATGAAAATCTATGCACCATTATCTGGTTCTGAATATTTAACAAAAGGTTGcttaaacaacaacaacaacaacaacaacaacaacagtgACAAAGAGAATGAGCCATCATCTCCATCACATGCaaatgtattattaaattcaccaccatcaaGTCCAAGTTTAACAACAAagtcatcatcgtcatcgtcAACTTCATTATCACcagtattaaataaattggtaTTATCACCTGGTGGTAATCAATCACCAACAACTAATAAAGTTAAATCaagaaaatcaattcaaaatgaAAGAATGTCACAAATTCGTAAACAAGTTATAGAGAATGCTGAATTTATTTTGGGTAGATTAGGCGAATATCAAAGATCAGTATTATCATTACCAGATATTCTTAATCCTCAATCGAGTGGTGATATTATCAATTCTGAATTTGGTTATTTAATTACCAATACTAAAATCATTACAAAGATTCTATCACCATTGGATTCGATTTCAAGTTCTGAAACTGATAGTAAAATCATTACAAATAATCCATtatcaccaacaccaatCAATAggaatattaataatattgatagtaTACTTTCACCATCTCcatcattttcttcattatcttcattaACTTCATCATCTGtacaaataaatcaacaactacaacaacaacaacaacaaattgtaaattcaaattcaaattcaaattcaaatacatCAATATCAACATTAAATTCTCcaacattatcatcattatcaaatacatcatcaccattattttcaaatgcatattcaaatttaaatcaacaacaaaatgtacatggtgtaaataaaaataatcaagttTTCAATTCATTGACAGAGATGGATATTGTGGCTCAATCGATTTCAATTATTGCAAAGAAACTATTGggtattgaaattgaaattaagaAATCAAATATCACCGAGAAGAGAGCATCGATTTTGGCATCATTTATTCGTGCAACTAGACAATTCATTGAAACTGGTATCGTACCAGAGGTTGATATACCATCTGAACTTGTAAACTCTTTATTCTTGGTGCCATCTGCTGAGAATATCACACAAATCTATAAACCAGAGGAAGATGATTATCTCTATAAATCTGGTatgttaattaaaaaaggtaaaaaaggACCATTGGTGGTTTGGAAAGAACAATGGTTAACTTTATCACCAGAGAAATTATCAATTCATTCGAGTAAAtcgaaaaaattaaaaaaagaaatctctTTAAACTCAATCATATCAATTACACCAGTTACAAAGTATGAATATAAACATTGTTGGATGGTAAAGATTGTTGGTGGtcaaaagtttatttttagagGCTCAAATGAAAAGGAAAGTGCTTTGTGGATGTTGGCAATTGATGGTTTACCAAGAAAGAATTTTGATACAAATCAATCttgtataaatttatatattaaagaGAATTTATTAGAAACTATTGGTATTgctagtggtggtggtggtggtagtggtagtggtggtggtgcaactagtagtagtagtaatagtgttgtaaataatagagagaataaaagaaaatcaatggCTGGTGGTATTATTAGAAGTAGTCATGGCGAAGAATGGACTTATCGTCCTGATGGAACTTTATTTAATACCGATTTCTTGGATACTTCAATTAAaccaaaagaaatcaaatacAATTGGAATGGTCAATTCTTAATGCCAGCATCCGATACCACTAGAAACTTGGGTCATGGTAAATGGAATGGTGTTTGGTTGGCTTGGTATAatccaaattcaaatgaaccTTTCTTAAAGTATATTTGGGATCAAACAAATAATGAGTACTTAAATCAAAATACAAAATT
- the catB gene encoding hypothetical protein: MNKKLEQLEKFKTNDKNPVYSTTNTGVSLSDDANSLKAGPRGPTLLEDFVLREKITHFDHERIPERIVHARGTGAHGYFLSYKDHSKLTKADFLSKQDKKTPVFIRISTVQGPRGSADTVRDVHGFAVKFYTDEGNYDLVGNNMPVFFIQDASSFPDFVHAVKMEPQNEMPTGGSAHDTFYDFCGLKPESAHSVLWVMSDRGIPISLRHQQGFGVHSYRFINQEGKSTFVKLHWKPLSGTCSLLWDEAQKIAGKDCDYHRRRFWEDIESGDFPQWELGAQLLDEDLQKKFDFDILDPTKLIPEELTPVIPLGRMVIDRNPDNFFAETEQVAFCVSHVVPGIDFSNDPLLQGRIFSYLDTQLSRLGGPNFNEIPINRPVCPFANNQRDGIHRMTINKGGASYFPNSIDKGYPLLKEPSANKGGFRPYPENISGTKSYDRSETFEDHFSQATMFWNSMSQHEKNHIIAAYTFEISKCSRPEVRTRYVNNILVNIDSVLAEKVAKNLGVKIEPTSTKPIKKIMVKPSPALSQPNLLSGDIVSRRISVIIEKGVDYDDVINFKDDMEKRGAMVMLVSSTLAQVECSGGEMLSPKGTIIGNPSIFFDAVYVPKSTEEATKILSDDGNFLHYILEAFKHLKTIAFGGSVSVIKELLRLPQDHGLLLGNGYKDITEQFFYSLAHHRVWERESKVSKIPA, from the exons atgaataagaAATTag aaCAACTTGaaaaattcaaaacaaaTGATAAGAATCCAGtttattcaacaacaaatactgGTGTTTCTTTATCAGATGAtgcaaattcattaaaagcAGGTCCAAGAGGTCCAACTCTTTTGGAAGATTTTGTTTTAAGAGAAaag ataaCTCATTTTGATCATGAAAGAATTCCAGAAAGAATTGTTCATGCAAGAGGAACAGGAGCTCATGGTTATTTTCTTTCTTATAAGGATCATAGTAAATTAACAAAAGCAGATTTCTTGAGTAAACAAGATAAGAAAACACCAGTTTTCATTCGTATATCAACAGTTCAAGGACCAAGAGGATCAGCTGATACAGTTCGTGACGTTCATGGATTTGCTGTGAAATTCTATACTGACGAAGGTAATTATGATCTAGTTGGTAATAATATGCCAGTGTTTTTTATTCAAGATGCAAGTTCATTCCCAGATTTTGTACATGCAGTAAAGATGGAACCACAGAATGAAATGCCAACTGGGGGAAGTGCTCATGATACTTTTTATGATTTCTGTGGATTAAAACCAGAGAGTGCTCATAGCGTACTATGGGTAATGTCAGATCGTGGTATCCCAATTTCACTTCGTCATCAACAAGGTTTCGGTGTTCATTCATACCGTTTCATTAATCAAGAAGGAAAGAGTACATTTGTAAAACTTCATTGGAAACCATTGTCTGGTACATGCTCATTGCTTTGGGATGAAGCTCAAAAGATTGCCGGTAAAGATTGTGATTATCATCGTAGACGTTTTTGGGAAGATATTGAGTCTGGTGATTTCCCACAATGGGAATTGGGTGCACAATTATTGGATGAAGATTTACAAAAGAAATTTGATTTCGATATTTTAGATCCAACCAAATTAATTCCAGAAGAATTGACACCAGTAATTCCATTGGGTAGAATGGTTATCGATAGAAATCCAGATAACTTTTTCGCAGAGACTGAACAAGTGGCATTCTGTGTCTCTCATGTGGTGCCAGGTATTGATTTCAGTAATGATCCATTGTTGCAAGGTCGTATTTTCTCATATTTAGATACTCAACTATCACGTTTAGGTGGTCCCAATTTCAATGAAATTCCAATCAACAGACCAGTATGTCCATTTGCTAATAATCAAAGAGATGGTATTCATCGTATGACAATCAATAAAGGTGGTGCAAGTTATTTCCCAAACTCAATTGATAAAGGCTATCCATTACTAAAGGAACCATCAGCAAATAAAGGTGGCTTCAGACCTTATCCAGAGAATATCAGTGGTACCAAATCCTATGATAGAAGTGAAACTTTTGAAGATCATTTCTCACAAGCCACCATGTTTTGGAATAGTATGTCTCAACATGAAAAGAATCACATCATCGCCGCATACACTTTTGAGATATCAAAATGTTCAAGACCAGAAGTTCGTACACGTTATGTTAACAATATCTTGGTAAACATTGATTCAGTACTCGCTGAAAAAGTTGCCAAGAATCTTGGTGTAAAGATTGAACCAACTTCAACCAAACCAATCAAGAAGATTATGGTAAAACCATCACCAGCTTTATCTCaaccaaatttattatctgGTGATATCGTTAGTCGTAGAATTTCAGTTATCATTGAAAAAGGTGTTGACTATGATGAcgttatcaatttcaaagatGATATGGAGAAAAGAGGTGCAATGGTAATGTTAGTCTCTTCAACTTTGGCACAAGTAGAATGTAGTGGTGGTGAAATGTTATCTCCAAAAGGTACAATCATTGGTAACCCTTCCATTTTCTTTGATGCAGTCTATGTTCCAAAATCAACAGAAGAAGCCACTAAAATCCTCTCTGATGATGGTAATTTCCTTCATTACATTCTTGAAGCCTTTAAACATCTCAAAACCATTGCATTTGGTGGTTCTGTATCGGTGATTAAAGAATTACTTCGTTTACCTCAAGATCATGGTTTATTACTTGGTAATGGTTATAAAGATATCACTGAACAATTCTTTTATTCACTTGCTCATCATCGTGTTTGGGAAAGAGAATCAAAAGTTTCCAAAATTCCAGCCTAA
- a CDS encoding hypothetical protein (Group-specific antigen) translates to MIWRDHSLFGVIKQLSEKGAEETMKLEACNSGIWQPDPMPRKHGYTNNTSEKKTTRTALHI, encoded by the exons atgatttgGAGAGATCATAGTTTGTTTGGTGTTATAAAGCAATTAAGTGAG aaaggaGCAGAAGAGACTATGAAATTGGAGGCCTGCAACTCTGGAATATGGCAACCAGATCCAATGCCCAGAAAGCATGGATATACGAACAATACCTCAGAGAAAAAGACGACCAGAACTGCCCTCCACATATGA
- a CDS encoding hypothetical protein (Group-specific antigen) produces the protein MMDIKYKGWNKHQPTTGQKLIQKNINHPTLPFREARSITTIKGRDLAWRYLLKALPKHHVENCHSCKEEESSMHIFFECKSIKQDIDSIYQKVCKDSNNTYHGPWSEKVLGKLLTPFSSNLIGAIMESIWYRRNQIKFNDNTTIITENQIIHKIKGFPAFDVNP, from the coding sequence ATGATGGATATCAAATACAAGGGATGGAACAAACACCAGCCAACAACAGGTCAAAAACTGATTCAAAAGAACATTAATCACCCAACTCTACCATTTAGAGAAGCCAGATCAATAACAACTATCAAAGGAAGAGACTTAGCATGGAGGTATCTACTCAAGGCACTTCCAAAACACCATGTGGAGAATTGCCACTCATGTAAAGAAGAAGAGTCGTCTATGCACATCTTCTTCGAATGCAAATCAATAAAACAGGATATCGACTCAATCTATCAAAAGGTCTGTAAAGACTCTAACAACACTTACCACGGTCCATGGAGCGAAAAAGTTCTCGGAAAACTACTCACACCATTCTCATCAAATCTGATAGGAGCCATTATGGAATCGATATGGTACAGAAgaaaccaaataaaattcaacGATAACACTACAATAATAACAGAGAACCAAATAATTCATAAAATCAAAGGCTTTCCAGCATTTGATGTGAATCCTTGA
- a CDS encoding phosphatidylinositol-specific phospholipase C X domain-containing protein — protein sequence MFSSIMFKKKPKQNLNENEITSQSTTTTSTLSDSKPSEKKIKDNKNDKFKINENDTIVEIEWESDIQQKYDLIALYDNDTNVIDDYIWHWKINDEYTYNNNNTNIIRDPNKNYYIKYWRIDDNNNGINHHHHYNHHHHINNHHHNHIKTNHHSLPPNLHLSPLHNNNHHRHHSHQFPKVSINNVYKQIHNYKLKNHFIRQQFQNNSTTNQDTIKIKLSHFEERNLLKSVDYSGEMFKQYSNWMTNNWERIKDKMVRDLVLPGSHDAATYGIKSSSLRVPGDKVPSFIPNSIVSKWSKTQSGNIFKQLTMGYRYFDLRVAPYPVTGKLYIYHAMFSVPVSEVLDDIVKFIKNTNYYQQPNSSNNNDEKQQLQQQQQLFKKEIILLHWNHLGYLSIEQHQELQLMIKSKLDGMLANRQLGNNVKVRELEFTPIINIYDDNGLKKRIINDDGKKSKQPFDSIQNEPLFWYSNKSLVSNYDSNQFHTSKDVISFLSREVTYNHKDRFWVAQCILTIDSKKLLHITTNSLLDWNHSEFPKFLKFFENLEEKKVPTNIIMTDFCTHYPITDYAIRRNINE from the coding sequence atgtttagttcaattatgtttaaaaaaaaacccaaacaaaacttaaatgaaaatgaaataacaTCACaatcaaccacaacaacatcaactttATCAGATTCAAAACCAAgtgaaaagaaaataaaagataataaaaatgataaatttaaaattaatgaaaatgatacaaTAGTTGAAATTGAGTGGGAATCTGATATTCAACAAAAATATGATTTAATAGCATTATATGATAATGATACAAATGTAATTGATGATTATATATGGCATTGGaaaataaatgatgaatatacctataataataataatacaaatataattagagatccaaataaaaattattatataaaatattggAGAATTgatgacaataataatggaattaatcatcatcatcattataatcatcatcatcatataaataatcatcatcataatcatatTAAAACGAATCATCATAGTCTTCCACCTAATCTTCATTTATCACCacttcataataataatcatcatcgtcatcatagTCACCAATTTCCAAAagtatcaattaataatgtttataaacaaattcataattataaattaaaaaatcattttataaggcaacaatttcaaaataattcaacaacaaatcaagatacaattaaaattaaattatcgcATTTTGAAGAAAGAAATCTATTAAAATCAGTAGATTATTCAGGAGAGATGTTTAAACAATACTCAAATTGGATGACAAATAATTGGGAaagaattaaagataaaatgGTTAGAGACCTAGTTTTACCAGGTAGTCATGATGCTGCAACCTATGGAATTAAATCAAGTTCGTTAAGAGTACCAGGTGATAAAGTACCATCATTtataccaaattcaattgtaTCAAAATGGTCAAAAACTCAAAGTggaaatatatttaaacaattaacaATGGGTTACCGTTATTTTGATCTTAGAGTTGCACCATATCCAGTCACTggtaaattatatatttatcatGCAATGTTTTCAGTTCCAGTTTCCGAAGTTTTAGATGATATagttaaatttataaaaaatacaaattattatcaacaaccaaatagtagtaataataatgatgaaaaacaacaattacaacaacaacaacaattatttaaaaaagaaataattttattacattGGAATCATTTAGgatatttatcaattgaacaaCATCAAGAATTACAATTAATGATTAAATCCAAATTAGATGGTATGTTGGCAAATAGACAATTAGGTAACAATGTAAAAGTTAGAGAATTAGAATTTACaccaattataaatatttatgatgataatggtttAAAGAAACGTATTataaatgatgatggtaaaaaaagtaaacaaCCATTTGATTCAATTCAAAATGAACCATTATTTTGGTACTCCAATAAATCGTTGGTATCAAATTATGattcaaatcaatttcatACAAGTAAAGATGTAATATCATTTCTATCAAGAGAAGTTACCTATAATCATAAAGATAGATTTTGGGTAGCTCAATGTATCTTAACAAttgattcaaaaaaattattacataTCACTACAAATTCATTATTGGACTGGAATCATTCTGAATttccaaaatttttaaagttttttgaaaatttggaagaaaaaaaagttcCAACAAATATTATAATGACTGATTTTTGTACTCATTATCCAATAACTGATTACGCAATTAGAAGaaatataaatgaataa
- the tubB gene encoding beta tubulin, protein MREIVQIQAGQCGNQIGSKFWEVISEEHGIQSDGFHAGGEDEHLKRLQLERINVYYNEARDGKYVPRSVLVDLEPGTVDTIKASPYGKLFRPDNFIHGQSGAGNNWAKGHYTEGVELVESVLDVVRRETEGCDCLQGFQVTHSIGGGTGSGLGTLLISKIREEFPDRMMCTFSVVPSPKVSLTVVEPYNATLSVHQLVENADEVMCIDNEALHDICFRTLKLTQPNYGDLNHLISSVMSGITCCLRFPGQLNSDLRKLAVNLIPFPRLHFFLVGFAPLTAKGASSYNRITVPELTQQMFDAKNMMAASDPHNGKYLTASALFRGKIFTKEVDEQMHNIQTKNSSYFVEWIPHNIKSSICDIPPKGTPMAVTFIGNNTAIQDLFKRISIHFQAMFRRKAFLHWYTLEGMEELEFTEAESNMNDLVYEYQQYSNQETEEDGGEYQEEHEEHEEQAEN, encoded by the exons atgagagAAATTGTACAAATTCAAGCAGGTCAATGTGGTAATCAAATTGGTTCCAAATTTTGGGAAGTAATTTCTGAAGAACACGGTATCCAAAGCGATGGTTTCCACGCTGGTGGTGAAGACGAACATTTAAAACGTCTCCAATTAGAAAGAATTAATGTATACTACAATGAAGCTAGAGATGGTAAATACGTTCCAAGATCTGTACTTGTCGATCTTGAACCAGGTACAGTTGATACCATCAAAGCCAGTCCATATGGTAAATTATTCAGACCAGATAATTTCATCCATGGTCAATCTGGTGCAG gtaataatTGGGCTAAAGGTCATTATACTGAAGGTGTTGAATTAGTTGAATCAGTACTTGATGTTGTACGTAGAGAAACAGAAGGTTGTGATTGTTTACAAGGTTTCCAAGTCACCCATtcaattggtggtggtacaGGTTCAGGTTTAGGTACTTTATTGATTAGTAAGATTCGTGAAGAATTCCCAGATCGTATGATGTGTACATTTTCAGTTGTACCATCACCAAAGGTATCATTAACAGTCGTAGAACCATACAATGCTACCCTCTCTGTCCATCAATTGGTTGAAAATGCCGATGAGGTTATGTGTATTGATAATGAAGCACTCCACGATATTTGCTTCCGTACACTCAAACTCACCCAACCAAACTATGGTGATTTAAATCATCTCATCTCATCAGTTATGTCTGGTATCACCTGTTGTCTTCGTTTCCCAGGTCAATTGAACTCTGATCTTCGTAAATTAgctgtaaatttaattccatTCCCACGTCTTCACTTCTTTTTGGTTGGTTTCGCTCCACTCACTGCCAAAGGTGCCTCGTCATACAATCGTATCACCGTACCAGAACTCACCCAACAAATGTTTGATGCCAAGAATATGATGGCTGCTTCCGATCCACACAATGGTAAATACTTGACTGCCTCTGCTCTCTTTAGAGGTAAAATCTTCACCAAGGAAGTCGATGAACAAATGCACAACATTCAAACCAAAAATAGCAGTTACTTTGTCGAATGGATTCCACACAACATTAAATCCTCCATTTGTGATATCCCACCAAAAGGTACCCCAATGGCCGTCACCTTCATCGGTAACAACACTGCCATCCAAGATCTCTTCAAACGTATCTCAATTCACTTCCAAGCTATGTTCCGTAGAAAGGCTTTCCTTCATTGGTACACCCTCGAAGGTATGGAAGAATTGGAATTTACTGAAGCTGAATCAAACATGAACGATTTAGTTTACGAATATCAACAATATTCTAACCAAGAAACTGAAGAAGATGGTGGTGAATATCAAGAAGAACATGAAGAACATGAAGAACAAGctgaaaattaa